The genomic region CCACCGACGGCCACGATCGCGCCGGAGACCAGCCCCATCGGCGACCGGTCGAAGGCGGCGTACAGCACGAGGTAGTTCAGGCCGAAACAGACCGCGTACAGCGGATGGGTGAGGATGGTCAGTGCGAACAGGACCAGCCCCGGGGCGAGCCAGCGCCGGTCGCCGTGGCGGAACAGTCGCAGCCCGGCGAACAGCCCGGTGACGACGAAGAAGAACGCCGGGGCACGGTTGATGCCACCGGCCGAGAGGTGCCACTGCAGGACCGGCGGTGCGACCGCGAACACCAGCGACGCGAACGCGGCCCGGCGAGGCGTCCCGAGGAACTCCTGTGCCACGTAGAAGTACGGGACGACGGTCGCGAGCACGACCAGTCCGGGGAGCAGGCGGCTCAACAGGAACGCGTCGACCCCGGTCAGGTCACGGACGGCCGCCACCACGTAGAACATGAGTGGCGGGTACGCCAGTGGGACGCCCTCGGCGGTGTAGCCGGGGACGGTCGGCGGGAGCCCGTACCCGTGGGCGCTGATGGTGTCCGCGATCTGGACGTAGAGGCCGGCCCCGTACGCGGGATACTGGTGCGTGAGGAGGTAGCTGACGTAGACGAGCAGGCCCGCGGTCAGCGCGAGGCCGAGCCAGAGTCGTTCGTCGAACTGGCCGGTGGCCAGTCGGGTCGCGATGCGGCTGGTGGTCGAGTCGCGAGAGGTGGTGTGTTCCATGCGTGGGGACAGACGCGAGGGCGGTCAGTCGCGTTCCAGTTCGAGTGGCTGGTGAACGGACACGGAGTAGGGTGTCCAGCGGAGTTCGAGGGCGGTCCAGACGAGCAGCGAGGCGACACCCGCGAGGGCGGCGAACACCTCCAGCGGGCCCATCCAGAGCGGTTTGACGTACATCACCGCGTTGAGCACCCGGCCGGGGAGGAGGCCCTTGGCCGTGAGCCAGAGGGAGCCGAGGAGGCCGTCGTCGCTGGCCGTGCTCCCGTTGGTACCAGCGTCGCCGCCGGTGCCCGGGGTCTGCTCGGTCCCGTCGCCGCCGGTGCTCGATTCGCCACCGAGAGCCTGCATGCTCTGGCCGCCCGAACTCTCGTCACCGGTGCCGAGGCGCTCGGCCTCGTACGGGAAGGCGACGTCGACGCTCCAGACGACCTCGCCCTGCGCGTTCACCTCGAACACGCGGTTCCCGTTCGAGTCGGTGATGAGGGTGTTCCCGTTCGGGAGCCGGTCGGCGTCACGGGGCCACTGGGCCCGGGCGTCGCTGTATCGCCACGACTCGGTCCAGTTCCCGTCGTCGGTCCGCTGGTACTCGACGACCCGGTTGTTCTCCGAGTCGGCGACGAGCACCGCCGGGCCGCCGTTCTCGGCAGGGATGTAGTCCGGGTTGTGCTGCTCGTAGATGGTGTCGTGGTCGCCGTCGCTTCCCAGCGTCCAGTTCTCGACGAGACCGGTCTCGCGGTCGAGGAAGACGACCTGGTCCTGGTTGCGCAGGCTCACCATGAACTGGCCGTCCCTGACGACCTCGACGTCGTTGACGTGGGTCCAGTCGGAGGGGTAGGGGCCCCCGCTGGAGCGCGGGTACTCGCTCTGGGCGTCCCACGACCACTCGACCAGCTCGGTGCTGGTGTTCACGACGAAGACGCGGTCCTTCGCGATGTCGGCGACGACGTACCGGGTGTCGGAGAGCCGGTCACCGTCGTGCCAGCGGGTCGAATGCTTGCCGGGCGTGACCCTGGAGTAGACGTCGGTGACGGTCCCCGTGGTGAGGTTTACGCGTTCGATCCCGTTTCGCGTACAGACCGTCTCGCTGTTGCACTCCTCGGCGGAGAGGTGGTCGGCGTAGAGGTACTCGACGGTCGCGTTCGTCCCCTCGACGGGGTCGACGTCCCAGTAGCGGGTGTGGGTGTCGTTGTAGTACAGCGTGCTCCCGTCGGCGGCGAAGGCGACGAGTTCGGCGTTAGAGCGCGGGCCCTCGTCGGCCGAGCCGAGCCAGGTGTTCGAGTCGGTCGCGATGACCGTGATTCCGTCGCGGGGCGGAACGGACTGCGTGTCGGCGTCGGCGTCGGTGTCGTCGAAGTCGGTCGTCCGGTCGGCCGTGACCAGTCCGAACGACAGGGTCAGAACCGAGAACAGGACGACGACTCCCAGCGCGACGCGGTACGCTCGTCTCGTGAGCATCTACCGGCACGACGATGCTCGGGTGGTTTACTATAGAGTCGTTAAGTGCGGGTCGTGAACGTTCCTCATCCCTCCGGGACGGTCGGTATGGAACGCCGGTTAGGGGGTGTGTAACGGTTAACTCGTCCATAATAATCCCCTTCGAGGATGTACGCAGGTGACGAATGGGACGTGTCTCGCGCAGCCGACTGTTGCTCGTGGTCGCACTCGTGGCCACCGTGGCCATGGTCGGGTTCGATGCCCAGCCACGGGCAGGGACGGAGCCCGCGGCTCCGAAGTCCGCCGACGAGGTGAAACTCCGCCCCGTCGCGCAGGACGGGTCGACCGCCCTGTGGCCCTACACGAGCCGCGAGACGCGGTTCGAGACACTCACACTCCCCATCAACGTCGTCATCCGCGAGGACCCGGCTATCGTCCGGGCGATGTTGACCCGCGAAATCGCCGACGAGGGCCTCGACAGCGACGGGAGGCAACGCGTCCTGCCCGAGCTGGGCGGCGACGTGTGGGGACAGACCCACGGCGCGACTCGCTACACCTACGTCCACGACCGGGTCGGTGACGACGGGACCTGGCAGACCGAATACGCCCAGTTGCACGTCGGCTCGTACCTCGGGAGTCGCCAGCACGTCCGACTGTACGAGGTCCCCGGCGACGACGGGCGGGCGACGGCCATCCAGGCCCATCACGAACACTGGGACTGGTTCCGCCTGCGCCACACCGTGGGGAGCACCGCCGCCGGGCAGGTGTACCTCGAACAGCACTTCTACGGCGTGCCGGCGGTGAAGCAGGTGAGCCGCGAGCGCTACGCGAACGGCGGCATCCTCGACGCCGACGGCTGGGTGACGGTCGTCGACGTCCGCGACCGACAGGCGGTTCCCCCAGGGGGCGCAGGCGGGACCGGGACACCCGCCTCGATGCCTGGCGACCTGCCGGGCGGGTCGATGCTCGACACGACGCTCGTCGGGCTCGCTGGACTGGCCATCGCCGGCACGCTCGCGACGGACGAACTGGACGAGGTCCGTCAGGAGGCCGAGGATGCTCTCGAGCAGTTCCGCGAGGACCTGAACGTGACCCGGGGCCACGTCCTGCTGTTCGGGAGTCTCGCGACCATCCCCCTGTGCGTCCGCGTCGGCGGTGTCACGGTCGAACGCCTCGGACTCGTGACGAACCCGAAACTCGTCGTGGCCGCGTTCTACCCGGTGCTGGTCGTCGGGCTCCCGCTGTGTGCCTACGGTTTCGCCGCCGGTCTCGGATTCGCCGAGAGCGCCCTCGTAGCGGTTCTCGGGCTCCTGACCGGCGTCATCCTCGATTACACGTACCTCGGCATCGAGGTCATTCCCCGGTACGTGCTCGTCCAGCGTGCCCTCCTCCTCGGTGCCATCGCCGTGGTTGCCGCCGCCGGGACCGTCCGTGCCGACCGGCGGTGGCGCCACAACGAACTCCTCGCCGTCGGCGTCGTCTGCTGGCTGCTCGCCGTGGCGTGGCCGCTTCTGGACCTCCTCTAACGATGACGAACTCCCCTGACCCCCCGCAGACAGCTGAATCGACACGCGACCCAAACCGACCACGCGACGACGGCCCGAGCCTCGACCGCCGTACCCTGCTCGGTGGGCTGGCGAGCGCCGGGATGGCCGCCACCGCCGGGTGTGCCAAGAAGGCACACTCGATGCTCAACCGGTCGAACCCGGAGCAGGTGTCGCTCTCCATCAAGACGGTCCCGGCCGACGACGACCCGGTCGCGACCCGCATCGCTCGCTCCCTCGCCACGCGCCTCAAACAGGTCGGCATCGACGCGACGGTCGAGTTGCTCCGCCGCGAGAACCTGCTCATCGACGTGCTGTTCAAGCAGTCGTTCGACCTGTACGTCTGGCAGCTACCGCCGCTCACCGACCCCGACGCGCTTCGGTCCCTGGTCCACTCCCGCTTCGTCGTCGAACCGGGCTGGCAGAACCCGTTCGGGTACGCCAACCTCGGTGTCGACGACCTGCTCGAACGACAGCGACGGCTCCCCGGTTCGCGTCGGCAGGACGTGCTCTCGACGCTGCAAGAGCGCCTCGCACAGACGCTCCCGTTCGTCACCATCGCCTTCCCGAGCCAGGTCCGGGCGGTCCGGAACGAGACGGTCTCGTTCCAGGGCGGCCCGGAGATACACTCGCCGGTCGGCTACTGTACGCTCGACGCCGTGGGCGGAACCGGAACGACCGGGAACGAGACGGCGACCACGACCGCGGCCGAGCCCCGGACGCTGACGGCGACCCTCAGCGACCCGCGCCAGACAGAGAACCTGAACCCGCTGGCCACGGAGTACCGCGACGGCTGGACCATCCCGGGGCTACTGTACGACCCGCTCGCGCGGGCAGTCGACGGCGAGATTCGCCCGTGGCTGGCACGGAACCTCGACTGGGGACAGGACGACGGGCGAGACGGACCGGTCGCGACGGTCACCCTCCGCGAGGACGCCACGTGGCACGACGGGACGCCCATCACGGCCGACGACGTGGCGTTCACCTACCGCTTCCTCTCGGATACGTCGCTGGGTCGCATGGAGAGTCCGCTCCCGGCACCCGCGTTCCGTGGGCAGTCCACCCTGGTCGAGTCGGCGATGCCACTGGACGACCAGCGCATCCGTCTCTCGTTCGTCCCGTGCACCCGGGACGTGGCCTGGCGGGCCCTGACCGTCCCCGTCCTGCCCCGGCACGACTGGGAGCAGGCCAGCAAGCAGGCGAACGTCCCGGGCGTGCAGAACGGCCCGGTCACACGGGCCCTCGTCCGTGACAACATCGCGCCGGTGGGGAGTGGCCCCCTGCGATACGAGTCGCGAGCGGTCCGCAACTCGCTCACGCTGGTCCGCAACGACGACCACTTCCTGCACCGGGGGGACACCGAGGGCCTGCCGTCGTGGGTCGACGGCTTCGACTTCGACGAACTCACCTTCCGGGTGGTCCCGTCGGCCGCGGTCGCCCGCGACCTCGTGCTCGCGGGTGACGCGGACGTGTCTGCGAGCCCCCTGCGGCCGGGGGCGGTACAGGAGGTGGGAGCGTCGAGCGACGTGACCCTGCACGTCAGGGACTCGTCCGCACCCTACCACCTCGGGTTCAACGTCCGGGCCGCGCCGCTCAGCAACACGCGGTTCCGCCAGGCCCTCGCCACGTTGCTCGACCGGGAGCACCTCGTCGACGAGGTCTTCGACGGGTTCGCCCGGCCCGCGGTGAGCCCGCTGGCCGCGACCGACAGCGTCCCGGCGACCCTGCAGTGGGCCGGGTCGGATCCGCTGTTCCCCTTCCCGGGCGAGGACGGTGAACTGGACGCCGACCGCGCGAGACAGGCGTTCATCGACGCCGGGTACCGCTACACCAACGATGGGAGGTTGCTCGCCCGATGACTCCCATGGAGGTGCCCTGAGATGAGCGTCCTCGCCGTCGCCGGCAGCGTGCTGGCCATGGACCTGTTGCTGTTCGTGGTCGCCGGAGCCGTGCTGTTCGACCGGCCGGCGCTGGGTGGCGCACGCGGGCGGGTCGGGTCGCGACTCCGCGAGATATCCCCGTACCTCGTCGTACTGGCCGTGGTCCTGCTTGTCAACCGGGTCGCCCGGGACGCCGGCCCGGACCTCTCGTGGGTCATCGGCTGGAACATCACCGACGAGCTGTACGCCATCGAAGGGACGCTTGTCGCGACCATCCAGTCCGTCCAGTCGCCCCTGCTGACGCAGTACTTCTCGTTCGTCTACCTGCCGGGGTACGTGTTCCTGCTGACGTTCCCCCCGGTGCTGTACTTCTGCTGCCGGGACCCGCGTCCGCTGAAGGAGACCATCCTGGCGTTCACGCTGAACTACTCGCTCGG from Haloarchaeobius sp. HME9146 harbors:
- a CDS encoding arylsulfotransferase family protein gives rise to the protein MLTRRAYRVALGVVVLFSVLTLSFGLVTADRTTDFDDTDADADTQSVPPRDGITVIATDSNTWLGSADEGPRSNAELVAFAADGSTLYYNDTHTRYWDVDPVEGTNATVEYLYADHLSAEECNSETVCTRNGIERVNLTTGTVTDVYSRVTPGKHSTRWHDGDRLSDTRYVVADIAKDRVFVVNTSTELVEWSWDAQSEYPRSSGGPYPSDWTHVNDVEVVRDGQFMVSLRNQDQVVFLDRETGLVENWTLGSDGDHDTIYEQHNPDYIPAENGGPAVLVADSENNRVVEYQRTDDGNWTESWRYSDARAQWPRDADRLPNGNTLITDSNGNRVFEVNAQGEVVWSVDVAFPYEAERLGTGDESSGGQSMQALGGESSTGGDGTEQTPGTGGDAGTNGSTASDDGLLGSLWLTAKGLLPGRVLNAVMYVKPLWMGPLEVFAALAGVASLLVWTALELRWTPYSVSVHQPLELERD
- a CDS encoding ABC transporter substrate-binding protein, with the protein product MTNSPDPPQTAESTRDPNRPRDDGPSLDRRTLLGGLASAGMAATAGCAKKAHSMLNRSNPEQVSLSIKTVPADDDPVATRIARSLATRLKQVGIDATVELLRRENLLIDVLFKQSFDLYVWQLPPLTDPDALRSLVHSRFVVEPGWQNPFGYANLGVDDLLERQRRLPGSRRQDVLSTLQERLAQTLPFVTIAFPSQVRAVRNETVSFQGGPEIHSPVGYCTLDAVGGTGTTGNETATTTAAEPRTLTATLSDPRQTENLNPLATEYRDGWTIPGLLYDPLARAVDGEIRPWLARNLDWGQDDGRDGPVATVTLREDATWHDGTPITADDVAFTYRFLSDTSLGRMESPLPAPAFRGQSTLVESAMPLDDQRIRLSFVPCTRDVAWRALTVPVLPRHDWEQASKQANVPGVQNGPVTRALVRDNIAPVGSGPLRYESRAVRNSLTLVRNDDHFLHRGDTEGLPSWVDGFDFDELTFRVVPSAAVARDLVLAGDADVSASPLRPGAVQEVGASSDVTLHVRDSSAPYHLGFNVRAAPLSNTRFRQALATLLDREHLVDEVFDGFARPAVSPLAATDSVPATLQWAGSDPLFPFPGEDGELDADRARQAFIDAGYRYTNDGRLLAR
- a CDS encoding phosphatase PAP2 family protein; translated protein: MSVLAVAGSVLAMDLLLFVVAGAVLFDRPALGGARGRVGSRLREISPYLVVLAVVLLVNRVARDAGPDLSWVIGWNITDELYAIEGTLVATIQSVQSPLLTQYFSFVYLPGYVFLLTFPPVLYFCCRDPRPLKETILAFTLNYSLGLVCYVLFISYGPRNLLPEAVEPLLYSTYPDTQVLTGEVNSNSNVFPSLHTSLSVTTATLAVRHHDAYPKWTPVAIWGAVSVCLATMYLGIHWGTDVAAGIVLGVGSVWLAGQVVDWEEGR